One region of Pseudomonas sp. B21-040 genomic DNA includes:
- a CDS encoding DUF2247 family protein: protein MSPLGVLISLGLDCWSTIFLGFRKRWIRREDIFEYAMSQLLNGCESESVAIIAGGEYLSDEELLEVISKQTEMTNYVAEMDKWRLAFLLCIEASNDNDENKINRLQEVYADFDYPEDMASCSIYSQDGVDPLVAMSQVVKKLRESFCPDNFMVQKDGHGKGEGLARK from the coding sequence ATGTCTCCACTTGGTGTATTGATTAGTTTGGGTTTGGATTGTTGGTCAACCATTTTTTTGGGATTTAGAAAGCGCTGGATAAGGCGAGAAGATATTTTTGAATATGCCATGAGTCAGCTTTTAAACGGTTGCGAAAGCGAAAGTGTCGCCATCATTGCTGGAGGTGAATACTTAAGCGATGAAGAGCTTCTTGAGGTTATCTCAAAACAAACGGAGATGACGAATTATGTTGCCGAAATGGATAAGTGGCGTTTAGCTTTCCTGCTTTGTATTGAAGCGTCGAATGATAATGACGAAAATAAAATAAATAGGCTTCAGGAAGTCTATGCGGACTTTGATTATCCGGAAGATATGGCTTCTTGCAGTATTTACTCTCAAGATGGTGTTGACCCGCTTGTAGCCATGAGCCAAGTTGTGAAAAAACTACGAGAGAGTTTTTGCCCCGATAATTTTATGGTGCAAAAAGATGGTCACGGAAAAGGGGAGGGATTGGCCAGGAAATAA